The following coding sequences are from one Acidimicrobiales bacterium window:
- a CDS encoding ATP-binding protein: MARRSTTGDNRRGSNDAQAVTTARRSVAARLLGRPPDAARSGRPDGARGPRCSGTHHHPEPSVHSGPARFYLRRSCRTAAVPEARVAVVAWLGSTLDEAVRLPLELVVTEMVTNAVLHAGGDFELVVERSHGAITIDVMDASGAPPVVEHAAGLGETGRGLYLVAALADDWGYQMHPTGKTVWAQFQLPGEARRARWASSIGRTLRRFPR, encoded by the coding sequence GAATGACGCACAAGCTGTGACGACGGCGCGCCGATCGGTCGCTGCCCGCCTGCTGGGCCGACCGCCGGATGCTGCTCGGTCGGGGAGGCCGGACGGGGCCCGCGGCCCGAGGTGCTCGGGCACCCACCACCACCCCGAGCCGAGCGTGCACTCGGGTCCGGCCCGGTTCTACCTCCGACGGAGCTGTCGTACTGCCGCTGTCCCGGAGGCCAGGGTGGCGGTCGTCGCCTGGCTCGGCTCGACGTTGGACGAGGCTGTGCGGCTGCCCCTCGAGCTGGTGGTGACGGAGATGGTCACCAACGCCGTACTCCATGCCGGCGGCGATTTCGAGCTCGTCGTCGAGCGGTCGCACGGCGCGATCACGATCGACGTGATGGACGCCTCCGGGGCCCCGCCCGTCGTGGAGCACGCTGCGGGGCTCGGCGAGACGGGGCGCGGTCTGTACCTCGTCGCTGCGCTCGCCGACGATTGGGGCTACCAGATGCACCCCACGGGGAAGACTGTCTGGGCGCAGTTCCAGCTGCCAGGCGAGGCGCGGCGGGCCCGATGGGCAAGCTCAATAGGGCGCACGCTCCGCCGCTTCCCTCGCTGA
- a CDS encoding GGDEF domain-containing protein, translating into MELRYGPGADRWVDVAVAVSNRAFGSRVAVVARDVTERKQREAALSFDATHDPLTGLQNRAALLDKAEWAITRLRRRPSVLAAMFIDLDHFKDVNDRYGHLVGDRALALVATRLERAIRPADVIGRVGGDEFVVLCEDVNGAAQADALARRLAATLAAPLRVSDDLELRIGATVGVAVTARPDETAIALIDRADQAMYRAKGNPSPNGVTPSHRDGLAAAGHHLASFRGSLHDEWAHSLPVGDADATRRWLVAASYVGRAVAALRDDTSP; encoded by the coding sequence ATGGAGCTGCGGTACGGCCCGGGCGCCGACCGGTGGGTCGACGTCGCGGTGGCGGTGTCCAACCGCGCCTTCGGCAGCCGCGTTGCGGTCGTCGCCCGCGACGTGACCGAGCGCAAGCAGCGGGAGGCGGCCCTCAGCTTCGACGCCACCCACGACCCGCTCACGGGACTCCAGAACCGAGCGGCGCTCCTCGACAAGGCCGAGTGGGCGATCACCCGGCTCCGTCGCCGGCCATCCGTGCTGGCGGCCATGTTCATCGACCTCGACCACTTCAAGGACGTCAACGACCGGTACGGGCACCTGGTCGGCGACCGAGCCCTCGCCCTCGTCGCCACGCGCCTCGAGCGGGCCATCCGGCCGGCCGACGTGATCGGCCGCGTCGGTGGGGACGAGTTCGTCGTGCTCTGCGAGGACGTGAACGGCGCAGCCCAGGCCGACGCGCTGGCTCGTCGTCTCGCCGCGACGTTGGCGGCACCGCTCCGGGTGTCGGACGATCTCGAGCTCCGCATCGGCGCCACCGTCGGGGTGGCGGTGACCGCCCGGCCCGACGAGACGGCCATCGCGCTAATCGACCGGGCCGACCAGGCGATGTACCGGGCGAAGGGCAACCCGAGCCCGAACGGCGTCACACCGTCCCACCGCGACGGTCTGGCCGCCGCCGGCCACCACCTCGCGAGCTTCCGAGGAAGCCTCCACGACGAGTGGGCGCACTCGCTTCCCGTCGGCGACGCGGACGCGACGCGGCGATGGCTGGTCGCCGCTAGCTACGTCGGCCGGGCCGTCGCGGCGCTCCGCGACGACACCTCACCCTGA
- a CDS encoding DUF4386 domain-containing protein — protein MDVQRTGRIFGWLFIGTFVTSIPARLLFIDGVGASWSDMRFVEASNASLKWGAVLEFGLIVTQIGTAIVIYPLVRRLSETVSLSYVAARIMESVFAAIGLISIISIVSLADALGASGADATALSTEGDRLAQMYDWSFRWGPGLVAGIGNGILLGYLMYRSELVPRRMALLGLIGGPLLILSFVLQLIGVFKNGEGPSGLLTLPEAAWELSLGIYCAWKGFRLSSRLFDREVAVSQAATAPRASAR, from the coding sequence ATGGACGTCCAGCGGACCGGACGGATCTTCGGTTGGTTGTTCATCGGCACGTTCGTGACGAGCATCCCGGCCCGGCTGCTCTTCATCGACGGTGTGGGCGCGAGCTGGAGCGACATGCGCTTCGTCGAAGCCTCCAACGCCAGCCTGAAATGGGGCGCCGTCCTCGAGTTCGGGTTGATCGTCACCCAGATCGGAACAGCGATCGTGATCTACCCGCTCGTTCGGCGGCTGAGCGAGACGGTCTCGCTCAGTTATGTCGCTGCGCGAATCATGGAGTCGGTCTTCGCTGCGATCGGTCTCATCAGCATCATCTCGATCGTGTCGCTGGCCGATGCGTTGGGAGCCAGTGGCGCCGACGCCACGGCACTCAGCACGGAGGGTGACAGGCTGGCGCAGATGTACGACTGGTCGTTCCGGTGGGGACCGGGCCTCGTCGCCGGAATCGGGAACGGCATCCTGTTGGGCTACTTGATGTATCGATCGGAGCTTGTGCCGCGGCGTATGGCGCTGTTGGGGCTCATCGGTGGGCCCCTGTTGATCCTCTCCTTCGTGTTGCAGCTGATCGGCGTCTTCAAGAACGGAGAGGGACCGTCCGGTCTCCTCACGCTGCCAGAGGCTGCGTGGGAGCTGTCACTCGGCATCTATTGCGCGTGGAAGGGCTTCCGGTTGTCGAGCCGGCTCTTCGATCGTGAGGTGGCGGTGTCACAAGCGGCCACGGCGCCGCGGGCTTCCGCTCGCTGA
- a CDS encoding GAF and ANTAR domain-containing protein yields MTAIDRLDGDRPFHVRLCDTAVEVVDVTDAALILMSDREVGTVVAASGPGVTRIEDLQFALGEGPCLEAYHAGTPILEGDLRGVGAARWPMFTAAALAVGAEAVFGVPLVVGAIRCGVLYLCRGRPGALTDEQLADAIALAAIGTTTVLDLHSAAAVAVLGATVDGVWHHRAVVHQATGMVSVQLGASLAEALARIRATAFASDRSIYDVAVDVVAGRERFQQ; encoded by the coding sequence GTGACGGCCATCGACCGGCTCGACGGCGACCGGCCTTTCCACGTTCGGCTGTGCGACACCGCCGTCGAGGTCGTCGACGTGACTGATGCGGCGCTCATCCTGATGTCGGACCGAGAGGTCGGGACCGTGGTCGCAGCCTCGGGCCCGGGGGTGACGAGGATCGAGGACCTCCAGTTCGCGCTGGGCGAGGGGCCGTGCCTGGAGGCGTACCACGCTGGGACGCCGATCCTCGAGGGCGACCTCCGGGGTGTGGGGGCGGCCCGGTGGCCGATGTTCACAGCGGCGGCCCTCGCGGTCGGCGCCGAGGCCGTGTTCGGCGTCCCGTTGGTCGTGGGGGCGATCCGCTGCGGCGTCCTGTACCTGTGCAGGGGGCGGCCGGGCGCACTGACTGACGAGCAGCTGGCCGACGCCATCGCGCTGGCCGCCATCGGGACCACGACCGTCCTCGACCTGCACTCGGCGGCCGCCGTGGCCGTCCTCGGCGCCACGGTCGACGGCGTCTGGCATCACCGAGCCGTCGTCCACCAGGCGACCGGGATGGTGTCCGTCCAGCTCGGCGCCAGTCTCGCCGAGGCGTTGGCCCGCATTCGCGCCACGGCGTTCGCATCCGACCGGTCGATCTACGACGTCGCCGTCGACGTGGTCGCCGGACGGGAGCGGTTCCAGCAGTGA
- a CDS encoding GAF and ANTAR domain-containing protein, whose translation MNAREKLSRTFVELADTLVRDFDVIDLLHVLTIRCVELVDVDAAGLLLIDESGMLRVAASSEERMHLLELFELQHQEGPGLDCVMSGERVVGERLTATDRWPRFASEAVSAGFNSVEAIPLRLRDDLIGALTLFRREPTALTDAESAICRALADVATIGLLQARAVSQFQAVAQQLHSALNSRVAIEQAKGVLAERGGIVMDDGFHLMREFARRHNRRLVEVAESVIAGRLPLSDLRARP comes from the coding sequence GTGAACGCCAGGGAGAAGCTCAGCCGTACGTTCGTCGAGCTGGCCGACACGCTCGTCCGGGACTTCGACGTCATCGACCTCCTCCACGTGCTCACCATCCGCTGCGTCGAGCTCGTCGACGTCGACGCCGCCGGTCTGCTGCTCATCGACGAGAGCGGCATGCTGCGGGTCGCGGCCTCCTCCGAGGAACGGATGCACCTGCTGGAGCTGTTCGAGCTCCAGCATCAGGAGGGGCCAGGCCTCGACTGCGTCATGAGCGGCGAACGCGTCGTCGGCGAGCGGCTGACGGCGACGGACCGCTGGCCCCGGTTCGCCTCCGAGGCCGTGAGCGCCGGCTTCAACTCCGTCGAAGCCATCCCTCTGCGCCTCAGGGACGACCTGATCGGCGCCCTCACGCTGTTCCGCCGGGAGCCCACGGCGCTCACCGATGCCGAATCGGCGATCTGCAGGGCGCTGGCCGACGTTGCCACGATCGGCCTGCTCCAGGCCCGAGCCGTGAGCCAGTTCCAGGCGGTCGCCCAGCAGCTCCACAGCGCCCTCAACAGCCGGGTCGCCATCGAGCAGGCGAAGGGCGTGCTGGCCGAGCGCGGAGGCATCGTGATGGACGACGGCTTCCACCTCATGCGCGAGTTCGCGCGCCGCCACAACCGTCGGTTGGTGGAGGTGGCAGAGAGCGTCATCGCCGGGCGCCTCCCGCTGTCAGATCTCCGAGCCCGCCCCTGA